The segment CGTGATGACCTGGTCCTGTTGAGGCGCCTCCTTGGGCTTCCGAAAACTGATCTTCACAAGCCACTCGTGGATGTCGTGGACTTTATTGCTCCAGATGCGGGCGCGTGCCGCATATCGGGGATCATCTGCGAGGAGCGTGTCGTAGTGCTTCAGGTGCGAACCGCACCCGCCCGCGTTGGTGATGATGGCATCCACCGATTCAGGGGAAATCATCTCGATCTGACGCCTGGCAAGGTCTTTCGCAGCCTCCGGGTCTCCGTTGTGAGCGTGGAGAGACCCGCAGCAATATTGGTTTCGAGGTGTGAACACCTCGCATCCATTCTCGCGGAGCACCTCGACGGTGGCATGATTGATCTCTGAAAACAGAATATCCTGCACGCATCCGGTGAGAACAGCGACGCGGTGGCGTTTTGGTCCGTAGGGAGCCTCCACTTCCTTGACGAGGCTGTCGCTAAACTGTGTCCTGACTTCAGGTGTCTGCTTCTCAAGCTCGCGGAGCCGTCGTGGAAGCAGGGAGAACAGCCCGATTTTTCGCAGAAGCGTCTGTACGCCGGAACGTTGATACAACCACAGCAGCCGTCCGAGGACCTTTAGCAGGCGAGGGCGGGTGAAGACGAGGCGCAGTGCGAACCAGCGGATGCCGCGTCGTGCCGGCGTGTCTAGCACCCGGTGCTGCTCGATGTCAGCGCGCGCGGTCTCGAACAGTTCCGCGTAATTGACACCCGCGGGGCAGGCGGTGGTGCAGGCTAGGCAGCCCAGGCAGTAGTACATCTCCTCCCCGAACTCGCGTGTGACCGCGTACTCGCCGTCGGCAATCGCCCGCATCAGGGCAATTCTTCCCCGAGGGGAGTGTCGCTCACGTTTCGTCTCAAGATACGTCGGGCAGGACGGAAGGCACATTCCGCAATGCATGCATTGCTGCAGAATCGAGTAATCCAGAGCAGCGAGTCCGTGTGGCCCCACCCCGAGCTTCGCTGGAATCGCCTTAGTGGGCAGGGGCGTCGACATGATGGTCAGCGAAAGGCGGAAGATCGAAGATCTTGCCCGGGTTGAGCAGGTTGTCCGGGTCGAGGCTGCGCTTCACGAGCGTGAGCAGCTGATGCGACGAGTCGCCGATCTGACGGCGCAGGAACTGTTTCTTTGCGAGACCGACCCCGTGCTCGCCTGTGATGGTGCCCTTGCGGGCAAGCGCCGCTTCCACGATGGCATCTATGGCGTGTTCCACCCGTTTCATTTCCTCCAGGTCGCGCTCATTTGTCAGGATGGTGGGATGCAGGTTGCCATCGCCAAAGTGCCCGAAGGTTGCTATCTCGACGTTCCAACGCTCGGCGATGAGGGCAACCTCGCGGATCATTCCTGCCAGTTCGCTTCTCGGGACGGTGACGTCCTCAAGAATGGTCGTGGGTTTAAGCCGGGCGAGAGCGCTGAAGGCTGACCTGCGGGCAGTGGCGAGCTGAACCGCCTCGGCCGAATCTCGTGCACGACGTACAGAGCTTGCACCGTGAGCGTGGCACAAGTCCTCGATTTTCTGGGCCTCCTCGGTCGCGGCGGCCGGGTGGCCGTCGGTCTCGATGAGGAGGAGGGCGGCTGCGTCCACGGGAAGGCCCACCCGAGTGAAGTTCTCGACGCATTGAATGGTCTTCCGGTCGAGGAATTCGAGGGTGCACGGCACGATGCGAGCTGCGATGATCTGGGACACTGTTTCCGCCGCGTCCTCCATAGAGGTGAAACTTGCGAGGAGCGTCTGTCGTCCGGCCGGCTTTGGCAGCAGCTTGAGCAGGACCTGCGTCACGATCCCGAGAGTTCCTTCTGAACCGATGAAGAGGTCGCGCAGGTTGTAACCGGCGACGTCCTTGACGCAGCGGCTTCCGAGCCAGCAACGTTTCCCGTCGGCGAGAATGACTTCCATTCCCATCACGTAGTCGCGGGTGACTCCGTACTTCAGGCCGCGCAGTCCCCCGGAGTTTTCGGCGACATTGCCGCCGATGGTGCTGATTTTCATTGAGCCGGGATCCGGCGGATAGAACAGACCGGCTGCGTCAGCGGCTTCGTAGATCTTCTGGGTGATGGCACCGGCTTCGACGAGGAGCGTGAGGTTGCGCGTATCAAGCTCCAGGATTCGGTCCATCCGCACCAGGGTGATCACGATTGAATTGGCGACCGGGATGCTGCCGCCGCTCAGGCCGGTGCCGCTGCCCCGCGTGACCACGGGTGTGCGGTGTTTGCGTGCGATTCCGAGCGTGGCCTGGATCTGGTCCGCCGTGAGAGGGAGGACCACCGCGAGCGGCAGTTGCCGCATGGCAGCGGTCCCGTCGTAGGCGTATGTGATCAGGTCCGCACGATCGGTGAGGAGGCAAGCCGCGGGCAACTCGGCTTGTAGATCCTGAAGAAGCGGGGAAACAGCTGGGGGCATGGGTGCGCCTTGAGTTCAGGAGGAGGGGATGCGCGTGCGGCTCGCCTTCGCGGCTGCGGCGGCGGCTTGGACGTGGGCGGACATGGCGGTTTCCGCGGCCTCGGGGTTGTTTTGAGCGATGGCGGCGAGGATCTGCTGGT is part of the Opitutaceae bacterium genome and harbors:
- a CDS encoding FAD-linked oxidase C-terminal domain-containing protein, whose translation is MPPAVSPLLQDLQAELPAACLLTDRADLITYAYDGTAAMRQLPLAVVLPLTADQIQATLGIARKHRTPVVTRGSGTGLSGGSIPVANSIVITLVRMDRILELDTRNLTLLVEAGAITQKIYEAADAAGLFYPPDPGSMKISTIGGNVAENSGGLRGLKYGVTRDYVMGMEVILADGKRCWLGSRCVKDVAGYNLRDLFIGSEGTLGIVTQVLLKLLPKPAGRQTLLASFTSMEDAAETVSQIIAARIVPCTLEFLDRKTIQCVENFTRVGLPVDAAALLLIETDGHPAAATEEAQKIEDLCHAHGASSVRRARDSAEAVQLATARRSAFSALARLKPTTILEDVTVPRSELAGMIREVALIAERWNVEIATFGHFGDGNLHPTILTNERDLEEMKRVEHAIDAIVEAALARKGTITGEHGVGLAKKQFLRRQIGDSSHQLLTLVKRSLDPDNLLNPGKIFDLPPFADHHVDAPAH
- a CDS encoding (Fe-S)-binding protein translates to MSTPLPTKAIPAKLGVGPHGLAALDYSILQQCMHCGMCLPSCPTYLETKRERHSPRGRIALMRAIADGEYAVTREFGEEMYYCLGCLACTTACPAGVNYAELFETARADIEQHRVLDTPARRGIRWFALRLVFTRPRLLKVLGRLLWLYQRSGVQTLLRKIGLFSLLPRRLRELEKQTPEVRTQFSDSLVKEVEAPYGPKRHRVAVLTGCVQDILFSEINHATVEVLRENGCEVFTPRNQYCCGSLHAHNGDPEAAKDLARRQIEMISPESVDAIITNAGGCGSHLKHYDTLLADDPRYAARARIWSNKVHDIHEWLVKISFRKPKEAPQQDQVITYHESCHLCHGQKIVSQPREILRSLPGMTLRECAQSSHCCGSAGIYNLTQPATAASLQAQKVARIRETGAHVVATSNPGCHLQLQIGLRDADDSMIEVSQPVLLLARAYAEERRHRTMKR